Proteins found in one Poecilia reticulata strain Guanapo linkage group LG6, Guppy_female_1.0+MT, whole genome shotgun sequence genomic segment:
- the rbl2 gene encoding retinoblastoma-like protein 2 isoform X1, whose translation MSDEEDLMQKARTRFDDLCRALNMDEEASTEAWRSYESMSRNFTLEGSELHWLACALYVACRSSVPTVGKGTAEGNYVSLTRILRCSEMSLIEFFSKMKKWQDMANLPQDFRQSTDKLERNFTVSAVIFKKYVPIFRSIFKAPSEEPPRVHRSRKQRRHPCTVSEVFNFCWVLFVHAKGNFPMISDDLVNSYHLLLCAFDLVLTNALLCNARKDLLNPDFKGLPEDFSNKDYRPSAGPFCFIQQLCELHDGLVLEAKGVKEHFWKPFIRKLFHKRILRGKEDSLTGFLDPMNFGDSLLSLSRLYEEHVLATGSLDERIFTGEGANENIGTPGPCLCDGMESQDSAAYRLSTNLTASALKVSTPLTGRKYVQEVRLSSPLSYAMKSVGRLHTLLSGTKHGPSAKLTETLRGCARDPSDVISQRLKEMFAVYSQHYEDSGAESKVMEKELAVKYFHLAEALYYRILESIIEREKMILGDADLSCILEQDIFHRSLLACCLEIVTFSYRPPGDFPNVINIFQLPAYHFYKVIEVLVRSEQGLFREVVKHLNQVEEQVLESLAWTSDSPLWQSLRSAKVPTCQEVMPPQYLEQSEEANSGSIPLTPVKSGPDLRTNSIVKGVSPSPTSLQDRYSSPPTGGFRRRLFVDPVEGEPGVTSTGSSALTSPPQTPIPKTGPSSIVTAIPAGQTVFTVTTNSGQTMTIPLQGIANESGSITLIPVQMGGATLQPLSAQTLTGTLTIQSPVTKPAAKAASSSLRKGSLSLFFRKVYHMASVRLRDLCAKLDISSELRRRIWTCFEYSVVHCTDMMKDRHMDQLLMCAVYVMAKVTKEDRSFQNIMKCYRTQPQASSSVYRSVLISGRKRQASVSGDANKRSAAADSSQDPAGGDISPVPIRSSSTLLAPQPDSAASTPTSASDRNFSSSVEEDERGDLILFYNNVYIKHMRSFALRYSPSSPSAGVETPPLCPYPTLRTGSPRRMLLSSKHSIYISPHRTGSSPSPTYRDRISYYICTSPPNRLHEINSMIRTGETPSRKRSIPLEEEASPKRVCPDSHTTLLRRLQDIANDRSSSH comes from the exons ATGAGCGACGAAGAAGACTTAATGCAGAAAGCCCGAACCAGGTTCGATGATCTGTGCCGAGCCCTTAACATGGACGAAGAGGCGAGTACCGAGGCATGGAGGAGCTACGAGAGCATGAGCAGGAACTTTACTCTGGAG GGCAGCGAGCTGCACTGGTTGGCCTGCGCTCTGTACGTGGCCTGCAGGTCTTCAGTGCCGACGGTGGGGAAAGGCACCGCTGAGGGGAACTACGTCTCTCTGACCAGGATCCTCCGCTGCTCAGAAATGAG TCTGATCGAGTTCTTCAGTAAGATGAAGAAGTGGCAGGACATGGCCAACCTGCCGCAGGATTTCCGTCAGAGCACGGACAAGTTGGAGCGCAACTTCACCGTGTCGGCCGTCATCTTCAAGAAGTACGTCCCCATCTTCAGATCCATCTTCAAGGCTCCGTCGGAGGAGCCGCCGCGGGTTCACCGCAGCCGCAAGCAGAG ACGCCATCCATGCACTGTGAGCGAAGTCTTCAACTTCTGCTGGGTGCTGTTTGTCCATGCTAAAG GGAACTTCCCCATGATCAGCGACGACCTGGTGAACTCGTACCACCTGCTGCTGTGTGCCTTCGACCTCGTCCTCACCAACGCACTGCTGTGCAACGCCAGGAAAGACCTGCTCAACCCTGACTTTAAAG GTCTCCCAGAAGACTTCAGCAACAAGGACTACAGGCCGTCTGCAGGCCCGTTCTGTTTCATCCAGCAGCTGTGTGAGCTGCACGACGGCCTGGTGCTGGAGGCCAAAGGGGTCAAAGAGCATTTCTGGAAACCGTTCATCCGGAAGCTCTTCCACAAGCGG attCTCAGAGGAAAGGAGGACAGTCTGACTGGTTTTCTGGATCCTATGAACTTTGGAGACAGTCT CCTGTCGCTCAGCCGGCTCTATGAGGAACACGTTCTGGCTACCGGCAGTCTGGATGAGAGGATCTTCACCGGAGAGGGGGCGAATGAGAACATCGGGACGCCCGGGCCTTGCCTCTGTGATGGGATGGAGAGCCAGGACAGCGCCGCCTACAGGCTGAGCACTAACTTGACT GCCTCGGCTCTGAAGGTCTCCACTCCGCTGACGGGGAGGAAGTACGTCCAGGAGGTCCGGCTGTCGTCTCCGCTGTCGTACGCCATGAAGAGCGTGGGCCGTCTTCACACGCTGCTGTCAGGGACCAAACACGGGCCGAGCGCCAAGCTGACCGAGACGCTGAG AGGCTGCGCCAGAGACCCCAGTGATGTCATCAGCCAGCGCCTGAAGGAGATGTTTGCCGTTTACTCTCAGCATTATGAAGACAGCGGCGCTGAAAGCAAAGTGATGGAGAAAG AGTTGGCAGTGAAGTACTTCCACCTGGCGGAGGCGCTCTACTACAGGATCCTGGAGTCCATCATAGAGCGAGAGAAGATGATCCTGGGAGACGCTGACCTGTCT TGTATTCTGGAGCAGGACATCTTCCACCGCTCTCTGCTGGCCTGCTGCCTGGAGATCGTCACTTTCTCCTACAGGCCTCCAGGAGATTTTCCCAATGTGATCAACATCTTCCAGCTCCCTGCTTATCATTTCTACAAG GTGATTGAGGTGCTGGTGCGCTCAGAGCAGGGTCTGTTTCGGGAGGTGGTGAAGCACCTGAACCAGGTGGAAGAGCAGGTTTTGGAGAGTCTGGCTTGGACCAGCGACTCCCCGCTCTGGCAGAGCCTCCGTTCAGCCAAAGTGCCAACATGTCAGGAG GTGATGCCTCCTCAGTATCTGGAGCAAAGCGAGGAAGCCAACAGCGGGAGCATTCCCCTCACACCCGTCAAGTCTGGACCTGATCTGAGAACCAACAGCATCGTCAAAG GTGTGTCTCCGTCCCCCACCAGCCTGCAGGACAGGTACAGCTCCCCCCCCACTGGTGGGTTTCGTCGGCGTCTGTTTGTTGACCCTGTGGAAGGCGAGCCCGGCGTCACCTCCACCGGCTCCAGCGCTCTGACCAGCCCGCCGCAGACCCCCATCCCAAAGACGGGTCCGTCCAGCATCGTCACCGCCATCCCAGCTGGACAGACTGTGTTCACCGTCACCACCAACAGCGGCCAGACCATGACCATTCCTTTACAGG GTATAGCCAATGAGAGCGGGAGCATCACTTTGATCCCTGTGCAGATGGGCGGAGCCACGCTGCAGCCACTCTCAGCTCAGACTCTGACCGGCACCCTCACCATCCAGTCACCCGTCACCAAACCGGCCGCTAAAGCCGCTAGCAGCTCGCTGAGGAAAggctctctgtctctgttctTCAGGAAG GTGTATCACATGGCCAGCGTTCGTCTCAGGGACCTCTGTGCCAAACTGGACATCTCATCggagctgaggaggaggatCTGGACGTGTTTCGAATATTCTGTGGTTCACTGCACCGACATGATGAAGGACCGTCACATGGACCAGCTGCTCATGTGTGCCGTTTACGTCATGGCTAAG GTGACCAAAGAAGACCGGTCCTTCCAGAACATCATGAAGTGTTACCGCACTCAGCCTCAGGCCAGCAGCAGC GTGTACAGGAGCGTGTTGATTTCAGGCAGGAAAAGGCAAGCCTCCGTTAGCGGTGACGCCAACAAACGGAGCGCAGCGGCTGACAGCAGCCAGGATCCAG CAGGTGGCGACATCAGCCCAGTTCCTATCCGCTCCAGCAGCACCTTATTGGCTCCGCAACCCGACAGCGCTGCCTCCACTCCGACCAGCGCCTCCGACAGAAACTTCTCCTCCTCCGTGGAAGAGGACGAACGAGGAGATCTGATCCTCTTCTACAACAACGTCTACATCAAACACATGAGAAGCTTTGCTCTGAGATACTCACCAAGCTCACCGTCTGCTGGG GTGGAGACTCCCCCTCTGTGTCCGTACCCCACCCTGAGGACGGGCTCCCCTCGTCGGATGCTGCTGTCCAGCAAGCACTCCATTTACATCTCGCCTCACAGGACAGGTTCCTCCCCCTCGCCGACCTACCGGGACCGCATTTCCTACTACATCTGCACCAGCCCCCCCAAC CGCCTCCATGAGATCAACAGCATGATCCGGACCGGAGAGACTCCCAGCAGGAAGCGCAGCATCCCCCTGGAGGAGGAGGCGTCCCCGAAGCGGGTTTGTCCCGACAGCCACACCACCCTGCTGCGCCGCCTGCAGGACATCGCCAACGACCGCAGCTCCTCCCACTGA
- the rbl2 gene encoding retinoblastoma-like protein 2 isoform X2 — protein MSDEEDLMQKARTRFDDLCRALNMDEEASTEAWRSYESMSRNFTLEGSELHWLACALYVACRSSVPTVGKGTAEGNYVSLTRILRCSEMSLIEFFSKMKKWQDMANLPQDFRQSTDKLERNFTVSAVIFKKYVPIFRSIFKAPSEEPPRVHRSRKQRRHPCTVSEVFNFCWVLFVHAKGNFPMISDDLVNSYHLLLCAFDLVLTNALLCNARKDLLNPDFKGLPEDFSNKDYRPSAGPFCFIQQLCELHDGLVLEAKGVKEHFWKPFIRKLFHKRILRGKEDSLTGFLDPMNFGDSLLSLSRLYEEHVLATGSLDERIFTGEGANENIGTPGPCLCDGMESQDSAAYRLSTNLTASALKVSTPLTGRKYVQEVRLSSPLSYAMKSVGRLHTLLSGTKHGPSAKLTETLRGCARDPSDVISQRLKEMFAVYSQHYEDSGAESKVMEKELAVKYFHLAEALYYRILESIIEREKMILGDADLSCILEQDIFHRSLLACCLEIVTFSYRPPGDFPNVINIFQLPAYHFYKVIEVLVRSEQGLFREVVKHLNQVEEQVLESLAWTSDSPLWQSLRSAKVPTCQEVMPPQYLEQSEEANSGSIPLTPVKSGPDLRTNSIVKGVSPSPTSLQDRYSSPPTGGFRRRLFVDPVEGEPGVTSTGSSALTSPPQTPIPKTGPSSIVTAIPAGQTVFTVTTNSGQTMTIPLQGIANESGSITLIPVQMGGATLQPLSAQTLTGTLTIQSPVTKPAAKAASSSLRKGSLSLFFRKVYHMASVRLRDLCAKLDISSELRRRIWTCFEYSVVHCTDMMKDRHMDQLLMCAVYVMAKVTKEDRSFQNIMKCYRTQPQASSSVYRSVLISGRKRQASVSGDANKRSAAADSSQDPGGDISPVPIRSSSTLLAPQPDSAASTPTSASDRNFSSSVEEDERGDLILFYNNVYIKHMRSFALRYSPSSPSAGVETPPLCPYPTLRTGSPRRMLLSSKHSIYISPHRTGSSPSPTYRDRISYYICTSPPNRLHEINSMIRTGETPSRKRSIPLEEEASPKRVCPDSHTTLLRRLQDIANDRSSSH, from the exons ATGAGCGACGAAGAAGACTTAATGCAGAAAGCCCGAACCAGGTTCGATGATCTGTGCCGAGCCCTTAACATGGACGAAGAGGCGAGTACCGAGGCATGGAGGAGCTACGAGAGCATGAGCAGGAACTTTACTCTGGAG GGCAGCGAGCTGCACTGGTTGGCCTGCGCTCTGTACGTGGCCTGCAGGTCTTCAGTGCCGACGGTGGGGAAAGGCACCGCTGAGGGGAACTACGTCTCTCTGACCAGGATCCTCCGCTGCTCAGAAATGAG TCTGATCGAGTTCTTCAGTAAGATGAAGAAGTGGCAGGACATGGCCAACCTGCCGCAGGATTTCCGTCAGAGCACGGACAAGTTGGAGCGCAACTTCACCGTGTCGGCCGTCATCTTCAAGAAGTACGTCCCCATCTTCAGATCCATCTTCAAGGCTCCGTCGGAGGAGCCGCCGCGGGTTCACCGCAGCCGCAAGCAGAG ACGCCATCCATGCACTGTGAGCGAAGTCTTCAACTTCTGCTGGGTGCTGTTTGTCCATGCTAAAG GGAACTTCCCCATGATCAGCGACGACCTGGTGAACTCGTACCACCTGCTGCTGTGTGCCTTCGACCTCGTCCTCACCAACGCACTGCTGTGCAACGCCAGGAAAGACCTGCTCAACCCTGACTTTAAAG GTCTCCCAGAAGACTTCAGCAACAAGGACTACAGGCCGTCTGCAGGCCCGTTCTGTTTCATCCAGCAGCTGTGTGAGCTGCACGACGGCCTGGTGCTGGAGGCCAAAGGGGTCAAAGAGCATTTCTGGAAACCGTTCATCCGGAAGCTCTTCCACAAGCGG attCTCAGAGGAAAGGAGGACAGTCTGACTGGTTTTCTGGATCCTATGAACTTTGGAGACAGTCT CCTGTCGCTCAGCCGGCTCTATGAGGAACACGTTCTGGCTACCGGCAGTCTGGATGAGAGGATCTTCACCGGAGAGGGGGCGAATGAGAACATCGGGACGCCCGGGCCTTGCCTCTGTGATGGGATGGAGAGCCAGGACAGCGCCGCCTACAGGCTGAGCACTAACTTGACT GCCTCGGCTCTGAAGGTCTCCACTCCGCTGACGGGGAGGAAGTACGTCCAGGAGGTCCGGCTGTCGTCTCCGCTGTCGTACGCCATGAAGAGCGTGGGCCGTCTTCACACGCTGCTGTCAGGGACCAAACACGGGCCGAGCGCCAAGCTGACCGAGACGCTGAG AGGCTGCGCCAGAGACCCCAGTGATGTCATCAGCCAGCGCCTGAAGGAGATGTTTGCCGTTTACTCTCAGCATTATGAAGACAGCGGCGCTGAAAGCAAAGTGATGGAGAAAG AGTTGGCAGTGAAGTACTTCCACCTGGCGGAGGCGCTCTACTACAGGATCCTGGAGTCCATCATAGAGCGAGAGAAGATGATCCTGGGAGACGCTGACCTGTCT TGTATTCTGGAGCAGGACATCTTCCACCGCTCTCTGCTGGCCTGCTGCCTGGAGATCGTCACTTTCTCCTACAGGCCTCCAGGAGATTTTCCCAATGTGATCAACATCTTCCAGCTCCCTGCTTATCATTTCTACAAG GTGATTGAGGTGCTGGTGCGCTCAGAGCAGGGTCTGTTTCGGGAGGTGGTGAAGCACCTGAACCAGGTGGAAGAGCAGGTTTTGGAGAGTCTGGCTTGGACCAGCGACTCCCCGCTCTGGCAGAGCCTCCGTTCAGCCAAAGTGCCAACATGTCAGGAG GTGATGCCTCCTCAGTATCTGGAGCAAAGCGAGGAAGCCAACAGCGGGAGCATTCCCCTCACACCCGTCAAGTCTGGACCTGATCTGAGAACCAACAGCATCGTCAAAG GTGTGTCTCCGTCCCCCACCAGCCTGCAGGACAGGTACAGCTCCCCCCCCACTGGTGGGTTTCGTCGGCGTCTGTTTGTTGACCCTGTGGAAGGCGAGCCCGGCGTCACCTCCACCGGCTCCAGCGCTCTGACCAGCCCGCCGCAGACCCCCATCCCAAAGACGGGTCCGTCCAGCATCGTCACCGCCATCCCAGCTGGACAGACTGTGTTCACCGTCACCACCAACAGCGGCCAGACCATGACCATTCCTTTACAGG GTATAGCCAATGAGAGCGGGAGCATCACTTTGATCCCTGTGCAGATGGGCGGAGCCACGCTGCAGCCACTCTCAGCTCAGACTCTGACCGGCACCCTCACCATCCAGTCACCCGTCACCAAACCGGCCGCTAAAGCCGCTAGCAGCTCGCTGAGGAAAggctctctgtctctgttctTCAGGAAG GTGTATCACATGGCCAGCGTTCGTCTCAGGGACCTCTGTGCCAAACTGGACATCTCATCggagctgaggaggaggatCTGGACGTGTTTCGAATATTCTGTGGTTCACTGCACCGACATGATGAAGGACCGTCACATGGACCAGCTGCTCATGTGTGCCGTTTACGTCATGGCTAAG GTGACCAAAGAAGACCGGTCCTTCCAGAACATCATGAAGTGTTACCGCACTCAGCCTCAGGCCAGCAGCAGC GTGTACAGGAGCGTGTTGATTTCAGGCAGGAAAAGGCAAGCCTCCGTTAGCGGTGACGCCAACAAACGGAGCGCAGCGGCTGACAGCAGCCAGGATCCAG GTGGCGACATCAGCCCAGTTCCTATCCGCTCCAGCAGCACCTTATTGGCTCCGCAACCCGACAGCGCTGCCTCCACTCCGACCAGCGCCTCCGACAGAAACTTCTCCTCCTCCGTGGAAGAGGACGAACGAGGAGATCTGATCCTCTTCTACAACAACGTCTACATCAAACACATGAGAAGCTTTGCTCTGAGATACTCACCAAGCTCACCGTCTGCTGGG GTGGAGACTCCCCCTCTGTGTCCGTACCCCACCCTGAGGACGGGCTCCCCTCGTCGGATGCTGCTGTCCAGCAAGCACTCCATTTACATCTCGCCTCACAGGACAGGTTCCTCCCCCTCGCCGACCTACCGGGACCGCATTTCCTACTACATCTGCACCAGCCCCCCCAAC CGCCTCCATGAGATCAACAGCATGATCCGGACCGGAGAGACTCCCAGCAGGAAGCGCAGCATCCCCCTGGAGGAGGAGGCGTCCCCGAAGCGGGTTTGTCCCGACAGCCACACCACCCTGCTGCGCCGCCTGCAGGACATCGCCAACGACCGCAGCTCCTCCCACTGA
- the actr6 gene encoding actin-related protein 6, protein MATLVLDNGAYWAKIGYSQDKVSVIPNCQFRSKTSRLKTFTANQLDEIKDPSGLFYILPFQKGYLVNWDVQRKVWDHLFGKEMFKVEFPDTSIIITEPYFNFSSIQESMNEILFEEYQFQSALRINAGSLGAHHYFTTKPSELCCLVVDSGFSFTHIVPYCRSKKLKEGIRRINVGGKLLTNHLKEIISYRQLHVMDETYVINQVKEDVCYVSQQFYKDMEMAQMKGEENTVMRDYVLPDFSAIKKGFCKPREEMVFSGKYKTGEQTLRLANERFAVPEMLFHPSDIGIQEMGIPEAIADSVQSLPEEMHPHFYKNIVLTGGNLLFPGFRERLEAELRSLVPAHLPVNVFLPENPVCYSWEGGKLLAHSPDYDEMVVMREDYEENGHIVCEEKFDI, encoded by the exons ATGGCTACGCTGGTTCTGGATAACGGAGCTTACTGGGCGAAGATCGGTTACAGTCAGGACAAAGTCAG CGTAATCCCAAACTGTCAGTTTCGCTCGAAGACGTCCAGATTAAAAACTTTCACAGCCAATCAGCTGGATGAGATCAAAGATCCTTCGGGTCTCTTTTACATCCTGCCCTTTCAGAAG GGTTACTTGGTTAACTGGGATGTCCAGAGGAAAGTGTGGGATCACCTGTTCGGGAAGGAGATGTTTAAG GTGGAGTTTCCAGACACGAGCATCATCATCACAGAGCCGTACTTCAACTTCTCCTCCATCCAGGAGTCCATGAACGAGATCCTGTTTGAGGAGTACCAGTTCCAGTCGGCTCTGCGGATCAACG CCGGGTCGCTCGGCGCTCATCACTACTTCACCACGAAGCCATCGGAGCTCTGCTGCCTGGTGGTCGACTCGGGATTCTCCTTCACCCACATCGTCCCCTACTGTCGCAGTAAGAAGCTGAAGGAGGGCATCCGCAG GATCAATGTGGGAGGGAAACTGCTGACAAATCACCTGAAAGAGATAATCTCATATCG TCAGTTACACGTGATGGATGAAACGTATGTGATCAACCAGGTGAAGGAAGATGTTTGCTATGTCTCTCAGCAGTTCTACAAGGACATGGAGATGGCACA gatGAAAGGGGAAGAAAACACTGTAATGAGGGATTATGTTCTTCCAGATTTCAGCGCCatcaaaaaaggtttttgtaag CCACGAGAGGAAATGGTCTTCAGCGGAAAGTACAAGACAGGCGAGCAGACGCTGCGGCTGGCCAACGAGCGGTTCGCGGTCCCGGAGATGCTCTTCCATCCGTCGGACATCGGCATCCAGGAGATGGGAATCCCGGAGGCCATCGCTGACTCGGTCCAGTCGCTGCCAGAAG aAATGCACCCCCACTTCTACAAGAACATCGTCCTGACCGGAGGAAACTTGCTGTTTCCTGGTTTTAGAGAGCGTTTGGAGGCGGAGCTTCGGTCCCTGGTCCCCGCCCACCTACCTGTGAACGTGTTCCTGCCTGAAAA TCCCGTCTGTTATTCCTGGGAAGGAGGGAAGCTGCTGGCTCACAGTCCGGACTACGACGAGATGGTGGTGATGCGGGAGGATTACGAGGAGAACGGACACATCGTCTGTGAGGAGAAGTTTgatatttga